The proteins below are encoded in one region of Paenibacillus albus:
- a CDS encoding MFS transporter, whose protein sequence is MITSEGISGGLLASMLGGPFLTGFMLYLGASSAQIGFALAIPAFANLAQIFTAIVTHNVDNRRAYVFGYGVLYRVLWVLTGLIPFVLPESYWVYSFITLYLLSYLCSNIAGVIWASLISDMIPSQVRGRYMGIRNTIVGGLAAAAVLAGGQLLELFSKQNGFIFLYGIAAICMVWNGYHLFNYPNLPYEKSQESHKLQLLLKPLKDRSFLRATLFLAAWIFFQNISVPLFSYVMQDVLSISIQWVTIITTIQMIVMMASYYVWGNMNAKYGTKRVLLWTLPIIAAACLLWGAIAWIPAIPVLILVHMLLGIGTGGFTQLTFNFTIEEAPASERTIYVAVFAALTGFTGFLGPILGGEIYRKMSTMPTWLEHYGFSAGMGLVLLGLALTAGRSMLRPNRVNASSKAVVQKKHEELAS, encoded by the coding sequence TTGATTACGAGCGAAGGGATTTCCGGAGGGCTGCTAGCGAGCATGCTCGGTGGACCGTTCCTGACTGGATTCATGCTGTATCTTGGCGCATCATCCGCGCAGATCGGCTTCGCGCTTGCAATTCCAGCATTCGCTAACCTGGCGCAAATCTTCACGGCGATCGTAACTCATAATGTCGATAATCGACGAGCTTATGTATTCGGCTACGGTGTGCTATACCGAGTGCTGTGGGTTCTGACAGGGCTGATTCCGTTCGTATTGCCGGAGAGCTACTGGGTCTATTCGTTCATCACGCTATATTTGCTGTCATACTTATGCTCGAACATCGCCGGCGTCATCTGGGCTTCGCTTATCAGCGATATGATTCCTTCACAGGTGCGAGGAAGATACATGGGCATAAGGAACACAATCGTAGGCGGACTTGCCGCAGCAGCGGTGCTTGCTGGTGGTCAATTGCTGGAGTTGTTCTCGAAACAGAACGGATTCATTTTCTTATATGGCATCGCGGCAATCTGTATGGTGTGGAACGGCTATCATTTGTTCAACTATCCGAATCTCCCCTACGAGAAATCGCAGGAATCCCATAAGCTGCAGCTGCTGTTGAAGCCGCTCAAGGACCGCTCGTTCTTACGCGCGACCTTGTTCCTAGCGGCATGGATCTTCTTCCAGAACATATCGGTGCCGCTGTTCTCGTATGTCATGCAGGACGTGCTCAGCATAAGCATACAGTGGGTGACGATCATTACGACGATCCAAATGATTGTCATGATGGCGAGCTATTATGTGTGGGGCAACATGAACGCGAAGTATGGAACAAAGCGAGTACTGCTATGGACATTGCCAATTATCGCTGCAGCTTGCTTGCTGTGGGGCGCAATTGCATGGATTCCGGCCATTCCGGTGCTGATTCTGGTGCATATGCTGCTTGGCATCGGTACCGGCGGTTTCACGCAGCTGACTTTCAATTTCACGATTGAAGAAGCGCCGGCCTCGGAACGGACCATCTATGTGGCGGTTTTTGCAGCGCTGACAGGGTTTACCGGATTTCTTGGCCCGATTCTCGGAGGCGAAATCTATCGGAAGATGAGCACGATGCCGACTTGGCTGGAGCATTATGGATTCAGTGCTGGTATGGGACTTGTGCTGCTAGGCTTGGCGCTCACTGCCGGACGATCCATGCTGAGACCGAATCGTGTGAATGCAAGCAGCAAAGCAGTTGTGCAGAAGAAGCATGAAGAGCTGGCAAGCTGA
- a CDS encoding MalY/PatB family protein, with product MRYDFARINDRRNSSSFKWDGLAASYGPIDDAIPMWVADMDFASPPEVVEALQKRARHGIFGYSFRPDSYLEAITDWLERRHQWRIDPAWIAHSPDVIAALSILIETFTKQGDKIIYQAPVYNFARIIENQGRIAVNNPLRYAHDDYTYTMDLDGLEAMLELDQTFTMLILCSPHNPIGRVWQREELERLGRICVKYNLLVVSDEIHCDLVHEGNKHIPISSISAELAAHSFTCIAPSKTFNLLSMHAAAVIIPNEALRAQYNQALKRLGLDSPNTFGSIALETAYREGEGWLNELLIYLKGNIQLITEFFEARIPQIRIIQPEGTYLIWLDCSELERSCADLELFFAHKARVILQPGLSFGEEGAGFMRMNAACPRSVLEEAMRRIEAALQEIRD from the coding sequence ATGCGTTATGATTTTGCCCGGATCAACGACCGCCGGAACAGCTCCAGCTTCAAGTGGGACGGTCTTGCCGCTAGCTATGGTCCTATCGATGATGCGATTCCGATGTGGGTGGCAGATATGGATTTCGCTTCTCCTCCGGAAGTGGTGGAAGCTCTGCAGAAGCGAGCCCGCCATGGCATATTCGGCTATTCGTTCCGCCCCGATTCGTATCTCGAAGCGATTACCGATTGGCTCGAAAGACGGCATCAGTGGCGCATTGATCCGGCATGGATTGCGCATAGCCCAGATGTTATCGCAGCGCTGTCAATCCTCATCGAAACGTTCACAAAGCAAGGCGATAAAATCATTTATCAAGCGCCTGTCTATAATTTCGCTAGAATTATTGAGAATCAGGGGCGTATCGCGGTCAATAATCCGCTTCGCTATGCGCATGATGACTATACCTATACGATGGACCTTGACGGCTTGGAAGCGATGCTTGAGCTTGATCAGACATTTACGATGCTTATCCTATGCAGCCCGCACAATCCAATAGGCCGAGTGTGGCAGCGGGAGGAGCTCGAACGATTAGGACGGATCTGTGTAAAATATAACCTGCTCGTCGTATCGGACGAAATCCACTGTGATCTCGTCCATGAGGGCAATAAGCATATCCCGATCAGCTCGATCTCTGCTGAACTCGCGGCGCATTCGTTTACTTGCATCGCCCCGAGCAAAACGTTCAATTTACTAAGCATGCACGCTGCAGCCGTTATTATCCCGAACGAAGCGTTGCGAGCGCAGTACAATCAAGCGTTGAAAAGGCTAGGGCTGGATTCTCCGAACACATTCGGCAGCATCGCGCTTGAAACGGCTTACCGTGAGGGTGAAGGTTGGTTGAACGAGCTGCTTATTTACTTGAAAGGCAATATTCAGCTCATCACCGAGTTCTTCGAAGCACGAATACCGCAAATTCGCATCATTCAGCCAGAAGGGACATATCTCATATGGTTAGATTGCAGTGAACTTGAGCGGAGCTGCGCTGACCTTGAACTGTTCTTCGCTCACAAGGCGAGGGTTATTTTGCAGCCTGGTCTTTCATTCGGCGAGGAAGGGGCGGGCTTCATGCGTATGAATGCAGCATGTCCGCGTTCTGTATTGGAAGAGGCTATGCGCCGAATTGAAGCTGCCCTTCAAGAGATTCGCGATTAA
- the asd gene encoding aspartate-semialdehyde dehydrogenase, with protein MTDKLKVGIVGGTGMVGQRFVELLDQHPWFKVTVIAASAGSAGKTYEQAVQGRWKLSTPIPESVKQIVVQDASKVEEVAGGVDFVFCAVDMKKDEIKALEEAYAKTGTPVVSNNSAHRWTPDVPMVIPEINPSHLEVIAAQRKRLGTETGFIAVKPNCSIQSYVPALHALLDFKPTQVVASTYQAISGAGKNFTDWPDMLDNVIPYIGGEEEKSEQEPLRIWGSVENGEIVKASAPLITTQCIRVPVTDGHLATVFASFENKPAKEEILTRWREYQGRPQQLGLPSAPKQFITYFEEENRPQTKLDRDIEHGMGVSVGRLREDSIYDFKFVGLSHNTLRGAAGGAVLIAELLKAEGYIAAK; from the coding sequence ATGACGGATAAACTAAAAGTTGGTATTGTCGGTGGTACAGGGATGGTCGGTCAGCGTTTTGTTGAGCTGCTCGATCAGCATCCATGGTTTAAAGTAACAGTTATTGCGGCGAGCGCTGGCTCGGCCGGCAAAACATATGAACAAGCGGTTCAAGGCAGATGGAAGCTGTCCACGCCGATTCCTGAATCCGTGAAGCAGATCGTTGTCCAGGATGCTTCGAAGGTAGAAGAAGTAGCTGGCGGCGTTGATTTCGTATTCTGCGCGGTTGATATGAAGAAGGATGAAATTAAAGCGCTTGAAGAAGCTTACGCAAAGACAGGCACGCCTGTCGTTTCGAATAACTCGGCACACCGCTGGACGCCAGACGTTCCGATGGTCATTCCGGAAATCAACCCAAGCCATCTCGAAGTTATCGCAGCACAGCGCAAGCGTCTCGGAACGGAAACAGGCTTCATTGCCGTGAAGCCGAACTGCTCCATCCAGAGCTACGTGCCAGCGCTTCATGCGCTGCTTGACTTCAAGCCTACGCAAGTCGTTGCTTCGACTTACCAAGCAATCTCCGGCGCAGGCAAGAACTTCACGGATTGGCCGGATATGCTCGACAACGTCATTCCTTACATCGGCGGCGAAGAAGAGAAGAGCGAGCAGGAGCCGCTTCGGATCTGGGGTTCGGTCGAGAACGGCGAGATCGTGAAAGCAAGCGCGCCGCTTATCACGACGCAGTGTATCCGTGTTCCTGTAACAGACGGCCACTTGGCGACTGTATTCGCATCGTTCGAGAATAAACCGGCAAAGGAAGAGATTCTTACTCGCTGGCGTGAATACCAAGGCCGTCCACAGCAATTGGGATTGCCAAGCGCGCCGAAACAGTTCATCACATACTTCGAAGAAGAGAACAGACCGCAAACCAAGCTTGACCGTGACATTGAACACGGCATGGGCGTATCCGTTGGCCGTCTACGTGAAGACTCGATCTACGATTTCAAATTCGTTGGGCTGTCGCACAACACGCTCCGCGGAGCTGCAGGCGGTGCGGTTCTTATCGCCGAGCTGCTGAAGGCAGAAGGCTACATCGCAGCCAAATAA
- the hppD gene encoding 4-hydroxyphenylpyruvate dioxygenase, giving the protein MKKQRKIGQSGSDFFPVRGVEYLELYVGNAKQAAHYLSKGFGFRQVAYAGLETGESGKVSYVLEQQQARIVVSGALSPDHPIAEFTKKHGDGVKDIAMRMDDVEKAYHEAVARGGIPVMEPKEVSDANGTVRLAVVGTYGDTVHTLIDRSDYKGIFLPKYEACAPVIPHSPAGLIGIDHVVGNVERMEEWVEYYEKVMGFKQMIHFDDKDISTEYSALMSKVMFGGGRIKFPINEPANGKRKSQIQEFLDFYHGPGVQHIAILTNDIISTVSTLRSNGIEFLSTPDSYYEMLPDRVGAIDEELTKLRALDILVDRDDEGYLLQIFTKPIVDRPTLFFEIIQRKGAVGFGEGNFKALFESIEREQARRGNL; this is encoded by the coding sequence ATGAAGAAACAGCGAAAGATTGGCCAGAGCGGTTCGGATTTCTTCCCCGTGCGGGGCGTCGAATATCTTGAGCTCTATGTAGGTAATGCGAAGCAAGCCGCACATTACCTGAGCAAAGGCTTCGGCTTCCGCCAGGTTGCGTATGCGGGTCTTGAAACCGGAGAGTCCGGCAAAGTGTCGTATGTGCTGGAGCAGCAGCAAGCGAGAATCGTAGTGAGCGGCGCGTTATCGCCAGATCACCCGATCGCGGAGTTTACGAAGAAGCACGGCGACGGCGTGAAGGATATTGCGATGCGCATGGATGATGTAGAGAAGGCTTATCATGAGGCGGTGGCGCGAGGCGGCATTCCGGTAATGGAGCCGAAGGAAGTAAGCGATGCGAACGGAACGGTTCGGCTCGCTGTAGTCGGCACATACGGAGATACGGTGCATACGTTAATCGACCGCAGTGATTATAAGGGTATCTTTCTGCCGAAGTATGAAGCTTGCGCCCCCGTCATACCTCATAGTCCGGCTGGGTTAATCGGGATCGACCATGTCGTCGGCAATGTGGAGCGAATGGAGGAATGGGTGGAGTATTACGAGAAGGTGATGGGCTTTAAGCAGATGATTCATTTTGACGACAAGGACATCTCGACGGAATACTCTGCGCTTATGTCGAAGGTTATGTTCGGCGGCGGACGAATCAAGTTTCCGATTAACGAGCCGGCAAACGGCAAACGCAAGTCGCAAATCCAAGAGTTTCTCGACTTCTATCACGGCCCAGGCGTGCAGCATATTGCGATTCTTACGAACGATATCATATCTACCGTATCGACGCTGCGGAGCAATGGCATTGAATTCTTGAGTACCCCAGATAGCTATTACGAAATGCTGCCGGATCGGGTAGGCGCCATTGATGAAGAGCTGACGAAGCTTCGCGCGCTTGATATTCTCGTGGACCGCGATGATGAAGGATATTTGCTCCAAATCTTCACGAAGCCGATCGTTGATCGGCCGACGCTGTTCTTTGAGATTATTCAGCGCAAAGGCGCGGTTGGATTCGGGGAAGGCAACTTTAAAGCCTTGTTCGAGTCGATTGAACGTGAACAAGCCCGCAGAGGCAATCTGTAA
- a CDS encoding AMP-binding protein, translated as MRQNPIWHPTKDTMEQTRLFRFMKKLGYDDYDAFYARSIADISWFWESVAQDMGIVWERAYDQTVDLTRGIRWPSWFVGGRTNAATNALDRWLADPITAARTALIWEGEDGTSRSFTYAELAAEVHAAAGGLQRLGVEKGDRVAIYMPMIPETVIALLAIAKLGAISIPIYSGYRADAAAKRLAVAGCKLVITADGFYRKGKTILLKEEADKAADASPTVQHVVVARRLGDGDTSTTWRQDRDVDWSELTRADGGEPERKPSTEPMDSDEPLMLLYTSGTTGVPKGIVHTHTGFPIKAAFDAGYAMDVKPGATMLWVTDMGWMMGPFLVYGTLLNGAAMVLYEGAPDYPGSDRVFSLVDKHRITHLGLSPTLVRSIMKYGDLCYRDCALTTLRVFGSTGEPWNEEPWLWLYEQVGKSRVPIVNYSGGTEISGGILGNVLLKPIAPAGFNSPIPGMDADVYSLEGKSVRGEVGELVLKSPWLGMASGFWQDPARYEQTYWSRWPDTWVHGDWVVIDDDAAAGSWYITGRSDDTLNIAGKRLGPAELESVLTAHPFVVEAAAIGVPDDTKGEAAVCFVVVHRPDASVIVDLNHELLELVADQLGKGFKPKAIHEVAALPKTRNGKVMRRTIRAAYLGTPLGDLTMLDNPDTVEEIRLLAGDVSA; from the coding sequence ATGCGGCAAAATCCGATATGGCACCCGACAAAAGATACGATGGAGCAGACGCGGTTATTCCGTTTCATGAAGAAGCTGGGCTACGACGATTACGATGCGTTCTATGCGCGGTCTATTGCTGACATCAGCTGGTTCTGGGAATCAGTTGCGCAGGATATGGGCATTGTCTGGGAGCGGGCATACGATCAGACCGTTGATCTTACGAGAGGTATCCGCTGGCCCAGCTGGTTTGTTGGCGGGCGCACGAATGCTGCAACAAATGCGCTTGATCGCTGGTTAGCCGATCCGATTACAGCGGCGCGGACAGCGCTTATCTGGGAAGGCGAAGATGGTACATCACGAAGCTTCACGTACGCTGAGCTTGCGGCCGAGGTTCATGCAGCAGCCGGCGGCTTGCAGCGGCTCGGCGTGGAGAAGGGGGATCGTGTCGCGATCTATATGCCTATGATCCCCGAGACGGTCATTGCGCTGCTTGCCATCGCCAAGCTTGGCGCAATCAGCATTCCGATCTATTCAGGCTACCGTGCTGACGCGGCAGCGAAACGGCTGGCCGTGGCAGGTTGTAAGCTGGTGATAACTGCCGATGGCTTCTATCGGAAAGGCAAGACGATCCTGCTTAAAGAGGAGGCCGACAAGGCGGCTGATGCATCGCCAACGGTTCAGCATGTTGTCGTTGCTCGGCGGCTGGGAGATGGAGATACTTCCACCACATGGCGGCAGGATCGCGATGTGGATTGGAGCGAGCTTACGCGAGCTGACGGGGGCGAGCCTGAACGTAAGCCTTCGACTGAGCCGATGGATAGCGATGAACCACTCATGCTGCTCTATACCTCCGGGACTACTGGTGTGCCGAAGGGCATCGTGCATACGCATACGGGCTTCCCGATCAAAGCCGCTTTCGATGCAGGCTACGCTATGGATGTAAAGCCAGGCGCTACCATGCTATGGGTGACGGATATGGGCTGGATGATGGGACCTTTCCTCGTTTATGGCACGCTGCTGAACGGCGCTGCAATGGTGCTCTACGAAGGCGCGCCGGATTATCCGGGGTCGGATCGAGTGTTCTCACTCGTAGATAAGCATCGGATTACCCATCTCGGCCTTTCGCCGACGTTAGTCCGCAGCATTATGAAATATGGCGACTTGTGTTATCGCGATTGTGCTCTAACGACACTGCGGGTCTTCGGCTCAACGGGTGAGCCCTGGAACGAGGAGCCATGGCTGTGGCTGTATGAGCAGGTCGGCAAGTCGCGAGTACCGATTGTGAATTACTCCGGCGGAACCGAAATATCCGGCGGCATTCTTGGCAATGTACTTTTGAAGCCGATTGCACCGGCAGGCTTCAATTCTCCCATTCCCGGCATGGATGCGGATGTTTATTCGCTTGAGGGGAAGTCTGTGCGGGGCGAAGTTGGTGAGCTAGTGCTGAAGAGCCCTTGGCTCGGCATGGCGAGCGGTTTCTGGCAGGACCCCGCTCGTTATGAGCAAACGTATTGGTCGCGTTGGCCAGATACGTGGGTGCATGGCGATTGGGTGGTTATCGACGATGATGCCGCTGCTGGCAGTTGGTACATTACCGGTCGTTCCGACGACACGCTGAACATTGCAGGCAAGCGGCTCGGACCTGCCGAGCTGGAATCTGTGTTGACCGCTCATCCATTTGTCGTGGAAGCAGCGGCTATTGGCGTCCCTGATGATACGAAAGGGGAAGCGGCTGTTTGTTTCGTTGTCGTTCATCGGCCCGATGCGAGCGTGATCGTGGATCTTAACCATGAGCTGCTTGAGCTTGTCGCCGATCAGCTTGGAAAAGGGTTCAAGCCGAAGGCAATCCACGAAGTAGCGGCACTCCCTAAGACGCGGAACGGAAAAGTAATGCGTAGAACGATCAGAGCTGCTTATCTAGGCACTCCGCTCGGCGATCTGACGATGCTGGATAATCCGGATACGGTTGAGGAAATTCGACTTTTAGCCGGCGATGTGAGCGCGTAG
- the fahA gene encoding fumarylacetoacetase: protein MTLRHSFIEVEPESHFPIQNLPYGVFRPQQGEPPRIGVAIGSYVLDLAVLDEAGCFSHIPDMTGKRIFAQHTLNAFMELGREAWRATRAAITQLLDAEEPTLRDNELLRSAAFHQQSEVQMLLPVQIGDYTDFYASKSHATNVGTLFRGKENALMPNWLHLPVGYHGRASSIVISGTNVRRPNGQIKLPDSEAPSFSPSRQLDYELEVGWIIGTGNELGKPIPIHEAEDHIFGLVLVNDWSARDIQAWEYQPLGPFLGKNFATSISPWVVPLEALTPFRIPAPKQTPVPLPYLTQDSSASFDIQLEATLQTSGSEQPITITSSNYSHLYWTIAQQIAHHTVGGCNLQPGDLLASGTISGETKESRGSMLELTWRGTEPIQLPSGEERVWLADGDRLTLSGYCQGDGYRVGFGEVTGRVLAAF from the coding sequence GTGACACTAAGACACTCATTTATCGAGGTGGAGCCGGAGTCCCATTTTCCGATTCAAAATCTGCCCTATGGCGTGTTTCGTCCTCAGCAGGGAGAGCCGCCGCGCATAGGAGTGGCGATTGGCAGCTATGTGCTCGATCTGGCTGTACTCGATGAAGCGGGCTGCTTCAGCCATATTCCGGATATGACCGGGAAAAGGATATTCGCGCAGCACACACTGAACGCGTTCATGGAGCTTGGGCGAGAAGCTTGGCGAGCAACGCGTGCCGCAATCACGCAGCTGCTTGATGCGGAAGAACCGACGCTTCGCGATAATGAGTTGCTGCGCTCAGCCGCATTCCACCAGCAAAGTGAAGTCCAGATGCTGCTGCCGGTGCAGATCGGCGATTATACCGATTTCTACGCTTCCAAGTCGCATGCGACGAATGTCGGTACGTTATTTCGCGGTAAAGAGAATGCTTTAATGCCGAACTGGCTTCACCTGCCTGTAGGCTATCACGGCCGAGCGAGCTCGATTGTCATAAGCGGGACCAATGTGCGGCGTCCGAACGGGCAGATCAAGCTGCCGGATTCGGAAGCTCCGAGCTTCAGCCCGAGCCGTCAGCTCGATTATGAGCTGGAGGTTGGATGGATCATCGGAACAGGCAATGAATTAGGTAAGCCCATTCCGATTCATGAGGCGGAGGACCATATTTTCGGACTTGTTCTTGTCAATGACTGGAGCGCTCGCGATATACAGGCTTGGGAATACCAGCCACTTGGTCCGTTCCTCGGTAAAAATTTTGCCACTTCCATATCCCCGTGGGTCGTTCCGCTTGAAGCGCTCACTCCATTCCGCATTCCTGCACCGAAGCAAACACCAGTGCCTTTGCCTTATCTCACACAGGATAGCTCGGCCTCATTCGATATACAGCTAGAGGCTACGCTGCAAACCAGCGGAAGTGAGCAGCCAATAACAATCACATCAAGCAATTACAGCCATCTATATTGGACGATTGCTCAGCAAATCGCCCATCACACTGTCGGGGGATGCAATCTGCAGCCCGGAGATCTGCTTGCATCCGGCACGATCAGCGGGGAAACGAAGGAATCTCGCGGCAGCATGCTCGAATTGACGTGGCGAGGGACAGAGCCGATTCAGCTGCCGAGTGGCGAGGAGCGGGTATGGCTCGCGGATGGAGACCGCCTGACCTTGAGCGGGTATTGCCAGGGCGATGGCTACCGTGTGGGCTTCGGCGAAGTGACAGGCCGGGTGCTGGCGGCATTTTGA
- a CDS encoding homogentisate 1,2-dioxygenase, protein MPFYHRMGDIPRKRHTQFRRPDGTLYREQVMGTKGFSGIQSILYHHSAPTEMLRAELLAPCQIEFEDLSPLRHRHFLTANAQDRVDAVAGRRCILGNEDVTISIANAEQPMDYYYRNSDGDELLFVHYGTGKIESMFGTLSYVPGDYIVIPTGTIYRVVPDAGAGKLLVVETTSWITTPKRYRNEQGQLLEHSPYCERDIRLPEKLETHTEEGEFEVRTRRGGFLYQHFYKQHPLNVVGWDGYLYPYIFNIGDFEPITGRIHMPPPIHQTFEGHNFVVCSFVPRLFDYHPDAIPTPYFHSNVDSDEVLYYVKGNFMSRKGVLEGSMTLHPSGMPHGPHPGKIEAGLGKKETLELAVMIDTFRPLRVARGALQLEDLNYPTSWLPPT, encoded by the coding sequence ATGCCTTTCTACCATCGAATGGGAGACATACCGCGTAAGCGGCATACACAGTTTAGGCGTCCAGACGGCACGCTGTACCGGGAGCAGGTAATGGGGACGAAAGGCTTCTCAGGCATTCAGTCCATTCTGTATCATCATTCTGCTCCAACAGAGATGCTCCGAGCTGAGCTGCTAGCGCCTTGCCAGATTGAATTTGAAGATTTAAGTCCGCTTCGCCATCGGCATTTTCTTACCGCAAATGCTCAAGATCGTGTTGATGCTGTCGCGGGAAGACGCTGCATTCTCGGGAATGAAGACGTTACCATCTCGATTGCGAATGCGGAGCAGCCGATGGACTATTATTATCGTAACTCGGATGGCGATGAGTTGCTCTTCGTCCATTATGGGACCGGAAAAATCGAGTCGATGTTCGGAACGCTCAGCTACGTGCCAGGCGATTATATCGTCATCCCAACAGGCACGATCTATCGCGTCGTTCCTGATGCCGGAGCCGGGAAGCTGCTGGTGGTCGAGACAACAAGCTGGATAACGACGCCGAAGCGTTACCGGAATGAACAGGGACAGCTGCTGGAGCACAGCCCTTATTGCGAGCGGGACATTCGCTTGCCCGAGAAGCTGGAGACGCATACGGAAGAAGGAGAGTTTGAGGTTCGGACGCGACGAGGAGGGTTTCTGTATCAGCACTTCTATAAGCAGCATCCGCTCAACGTCGTTGGCTGGGACGGCTATTTGTATCCGTATATTTTCAACATTGGGGATTTCGAGCCGATAACCGGCCGCATTCATATGCCGCCGCCGATCCATCAGACGTTCGAGGGGCATAATTTCGTCGTCTGCTCCTTCGTGCCGCGGCTGTTCGATTATCATCCGGATGCGATACCGACGCCGTATTTTCACAGTAATGTCGATAGCGATGAGGTGCTGTATTACGTGAAGGGCAATTTCATGAGCCGCAAAGGCGTCTTGGAAGGCTCGATGACGCTCCATCCGAGCGGAATGCCGCACGGACCGCACCCAGGCAAGATTGAAGCGGGGCTCGGGAAGAAGGAGACGCTTGAGCTGGCGGTCATGATCGATACGTTCAGGCCGCTGCGAGTGGCAAGAGGAGCGCTGCAGCTGGAGGACCTGAATTATCCAACCAGCTGGCTGCCGCCGACTTAA
- a CDS encoding aromatic amino acid hydroxylase yields the protein MKQIPPHLKKYVANQHYDQYTPINHAVWRYVMRQNHHVLKDRAHPAYAEGLRSSGIVTEHIPRVSEMNDCLAKIGWGAVIVNGLIPGAVFYELLASGILPIAAEIRKLTNIEYTPAPDIIHEAAGHAPILFDPEYRAYVQQIGEIGTKAFSMKERGEAFEALRQLTIVMEDPNSTDEEKAAAQLVVLQKQQAVVGLSEAEQVSRLFWATVEYGLIGEVDHPRIYGAGLLSSVGESKHCFTDAVTKLPYSVEACAASPKVVTEMQSKLFVCSSFDELKAGAEALASTMAYRVGGTESLEKAKNSKQVATFEFNSGLCVTGIVHEVVTDQSGEAVYVRTTGETALSANNQQLLGHGTDYHAKGFGTPIGQLTGGIALESCDDAGLAGLGIVDGNEAKLDFASGVVVSGRVKKILRVHDALLLISFEDCTVTLVGRELFKSEWGTYDMAVGSRIVSAYPGAADLERAEPAKEQEQQEREGVESVTLNELEQLYQQTAVIRAKQDLNEQDVKELTDIYQKLTVAYPSDWLLRMELLELTIDYAELSLLETPLREELQELSQAPSLTNLIMNGLAVLEV from the coding sequence ATGAAACAGATTCCGCCTCATTTGAAGAAATACGTTGCTAACCAGCATTACGACCAGTATACGCCGATTAATCATGCGGTCTGGCGTTATGTGATGCGGCAAAATCATCATGTACTGAAGGATCGCGCACATCCCGCATATGCAGAAGGACTGCGCAGCTCGGGCATTGTGACGGAGCATATCCCTCGCGTCTCCGAGATGAATGACTGTCTCGCGAAGATCGGTTGGGGCGCTGTCATTGTGAACGGACTTATTCCCGGAGCCGTGTTCTATGAGCTGCTGGCGAGCGGCATTCTGCCTATCGCTGCTGAAATTCGCAAGCTAACGAATATTGAATATACGCCTGCGCCGGACATCATCCATGAAGCGGCGGGACACGCGCCCATTCTCTTCGATCCTGAATATCGCGCCTATGTACAGCAGATCGGCGAGATTGGAACGAAGGCTTTCTCGATGAAGGAGCGGGGCGAGGCATTCGAAGCGCTAAGGCAGCTTACGATCGTGATGGAGGATCCGAACTCTACGGATGAAGAGAAAGCTGCCGCACAGCTAGTAGTCCTGCAGAAGCAGCAGGCCGTTGTCGGACTTTCCGAAGCCGAGCAAGTGTCGCGGTTATTCTGGGCTACGGTCGAATACGGGCTGATCGGCGAAGTTGACCATCCGCGCATATATGGCGCGGGGCTGCTGTCGTCGGTCGGGGAGAGCAAGCACTGTTTCACAGATGCGGTAACTAAGCTGCCTTATTCGGTAGAGGCTTGCGCGGCGAGTCCCAAGGTTGTGACGGAGATGCAGTCCAAGCTGTTCGTGTGCAGCAGCTTCGATGAGCTGAAGGCAGGCGCGGAAGCGTTAGCGAGCACAATGGCGTACCGGGTTGGCGGCACAGAAAGTTTGGAGAAGGCGAAGAATTCCAAGCAAGTGGCAACTTTCGAGTTCAACTCGGGGTTATGCGTAACGGGCATCGTTCATGAGGTCGTGACTGATCAGAGCGGCGAAGCGGTATATGTGAGGACGACTGGAGAAACGGCATTGTCGGCGAACAATCAGCAGCTGCTTGGACATGGAACCGATTATCATGCGAAAGGGTTCGGTACGCCGATAGGCCAGCTGACGGGCGGGATCGCACTGGAGAGCTGTGATGATGCGGGGTTGGCGGGACTTGGGATTGTGGACGGCAACGAAGCGAAGCTTGATTTTGCTAGCGGTGTGGTTGTGAGCGGTAGAGTTAAGAAGATCCTTCGCGTCCATGATGCACTCCTCCTCATTTCATTCGAGGATTGCACAGTGACGCTTGTAGGTCGCGAACTGTTTAAGAGTGAGTGGGGCACGTACGACATGGCGGTCGGCTCACGGATTGTCTCGGCTTATCCCGGGGCGGCTGACTTGGAGAGAGCTGAACCAGCGAAGGAGCAAGAGCAGCAGGAGCGTGAGGGTGTTGAATCTGTCACTCTGAACGAATTGGAGCAGCTGTATCAGCAGACAGCTGTCATTCGAGCTAAGCAGGACTTAAATGAGCAAGATGTGAAGGAACTTACAGACATCTATCAGAAGTTAACTGTCGCGTATCCATCAGATTGGCTTCTGCGCATGGAGCTGCTGGAGCTGACGATTGACTACGCTGAGCTTAGCTTGTTAGAAACGCCTTTGCGGGAGGAACTTCAAGAGCTAAGCCAAGCTCCGTCGCTTACCAACTTGATTATGAACGGGCTCGCGGTTCTGGAGGTCTAG